The following are encoded together in the Anaerostipes caccae L1-92 genome:
- the rnr gene encoding ribonuclease R → MEKELFDKRKKRIRDLIYDKHYQPMKQKEIGYLLQVEPEDRKEFVQILHELVDEGVVEVSKRGKYSPVSKKLLNGTFVCTQKGFGFVSVEGEEDDFYINENDMNGAFHEDTVQIEVTEERARNGRRKEAKIVKILERGMTEIVGTFEKCKSYGFVVPDNLRFDSDIFIPKEECGNLTDGFKVLVKIVDYGDLGKSPEGRILEVLGHRDDPRVDILSIVKAYNIPTEFEEDVKKEVGAVPSAIEKSSLEGRLDLRDWQTVTIDGEDAKDLDDAITLTKTPGGYQLGVHIADVSEYVKENSALDKEALKRGTSVYLVDRVIPMLPHQLSNGICSLNAGTDRLALSCIMDLDREGNLKGHRIAETVIHVDERMTYTSVALILDGDEKERKRYEKLVPMFEQMKELSDILREVRHERGSVDFDFPESKIVLNEDGKAIDVIPAQRNKATKIIEDFMLLANETVAENFYWQEIPFVYRTHDNPDGEKVRKLRTFLENFGIILKLKKDEIHPKEIQKLLTKVEGTPEEALISRLTLRSMKQARYTTESTGHFGLSTSYYCHFTSPIRRYPDLQIHRIIKETLRGKLNAKRIRHYESILTKVSEQSSKMERRADEVEREVEKLKKAEYMERHIGQQYKGVISGVTGWGIYVELPNTIEGMVHVSKLPGDYYNYDESSYSMTGERTGRKWKLGQPVEIVVAGVDKILKNIDFEMIEEDEHGEDGRNKADCE, encoded by the coding sequence AGATTCTTCATGAACTCGTTGATGAGGGAGTCGTGGAAGTCTCTAAGAGAGGAAAATACAGCCCGGTGTCAAAGAAGCTATTGAACGGAACGTTTGTATGCACCCAGAAAGGGTTTGGATTTGTTTCGGTGGAAGGTGAAGAAGACGATTTTTATATCAATGAGAATGATATGAACGGAGCCTTCCACGAAGATACAGTGCAGATCGAAGTGACTGAGGAACGGGCCAGGAACGGCAGGCGCAAAGAAGCCAAAATTGTAAAGATTCTGGAACGGGGAATGACGGAAATAGTCGGTACATTTGAAAAATGTAAAAGTTATGGATTTGTGGTTCCGGATAACTTGAGATTTGACAGTGACATTTTTATTCCGAAAGAAGAATGTGGAAATCTTACCGATGGATTTAAGGTTCTGGTAAAGATTGTTGACTACGGAGATTTAGGAAAGAGCCCGGAAGGAAGGATACTGGAAGTATTAGGCCACAGGGATGATCCCAGAGTGGACATCTTATCGATTGTGAAGGCATACAATATTCCAACGGAGTTTGAGGAAGATGTCAAAAAAGAAGTGGGAGCAGTGCCTTCGGCCATAGAAAAATCTTCGCTGGAAGGGCGGCTGGATCTGAGAGACTGGCAGACAGTGACCATAGACGGAGAGGATGCCAAGGACCTTGACGATGCGATCACGCTGACCAAAACACCCGGAGGCTATCAGCTGGGCGTCCATATCGCAGATGTCTCCGAGTATGTGAAGGAAAACTCTGCACTGGATAAGGAAGCACTGAAAAGAGGGACCAGTGTCTATCTGGTGGACCGGGTCATACCGATGCTTCCTCATCAGCTTTCCAACGGCATATGTTCTCTGAATGCAGGTACAGACCGGCTGGCACTGAGCTGTATCATGGATCTTGACAGGGAAGGAAATTTAAAAGGGCATCGTATTGCCGAGACAGTTATCCATGTGGATGAACGCATGACCTACACGAGCGTGGCACTAATTTTGGACGGTGATGAAAAAGAGCGGAAAAGATACGAAAAACTTGTTCCGATGTTTGAGCAGATGAAAGAGCTCTCTGACATTCTGCGGGAAGTGAGACATGAACGGGGAAGTGTGGACTTTGATTTCCCTGAATCAAAGATTGTGCTGAATGAAGACGGAAAGGCCATTGACGTGATTCCTGCCCAGAGAAATAAAGCGACCAAAATTATTGAAGATTTCATGCTCCTTGCAAATGAGACGGTTGCAGAGAATTTTTACTGGCAGGAAATACCGTTTGTATACCGTACCCATGACAATCCGGACGGGGAAAAAGTCAGGAAACTCAGGACGTTTCTCGAAAATTTCGGAATCATACTGAAACTTAAAAAGGATGAAATCCATCCGAAAGAGATACAGAAACTTTTGACCAAGGTAGAAGGCACTCCGGAGGAGGCTCTGATCAGCAGGCTCACTCTGAGATCTATGAAACAGGCCAGGTATACAACTGAGAGCACGGGACATTTCGGATTATCTACAAGTTATTACTGTCATTTCACTTCACCGATCCGCCGGTATCCGGACCTGCAGATTCACAGGATCATCAAAGAAACTCTTAGGGGAAAGCTCAATGCCAAAAGAATCCGGCATTACGAGTCTATACTCACAAAAGTCTCAGAGCAGTCGTCCAAGATGGAACGGCGGGCAGATGAAGTGGAGCGGGAAGTAGAAAAACTGAAAAAAGCAGAGTATATGGAACGCCATATCGGACAGCAGTACAAAGGCGTGATCTCGGGAGTGACCGGATGGGGCATTTATGTGGAACTTCCGAACACGATCGAGGGAATGGTCCATGTGTCCAAGCTGCCCGGGGATTATTACAATTATGATGAGTCGTCCTATTCTATGACAGGAGAGAGGACAGGGCGTAAGTGGAAGCTGGGACAGCCGGTAGAGATCGTTGTAGCCGGAGTCGATAAGATTTTGAAGAATATTGATTTTGAGATGATTGAGGAGGATGAACATGGCGAAGACGGGCGGAACAAAGCTGATTGCGAATAA
- the smpB gene encoding SsrA-binding protein SmpB, which yields MAKTGGTKLIANNKKARHDYFVEETVEAGIVLFGTEVKSMRQGHCSIKEAFISIDNGEVFVKQMHISPYEKGNIFNKDPLRERKLLMHSSEITRMMSEVNRKGYTLIPLRVYFKGSLVKVEIGLCRGKKLYDKRQDIAKKDQQREAMRDFKVRNLG from the coding sequence ATGGCGAAGACGGGCGGAACAAAGCTGATTGCGAATAACAAAAAGGCACGTCATGATTACTTTGTCGAGGAGACGGTTGAGGCAGGCATCGTATTGTTTGGGACAGAAGTAAAATCTATGAGGCAGGGACACTGCAGTATCAAGGAAGCCTTTATCAGCATTGACAATGGAGAAGTTTTTGTGAAACAGATGCATATCAGCCCTTATGAGAAGGGAAATATCTTCAACAAAGACCCTCTCAGAGAGAGGAAGCTTTTAATGCACAGTTCCGAGATTACAAGGATGATGTCGGAAGTAAACAGAAAAGGCTATACATTGATTCCTCTGCGGGTTTATTTTAAAGGAAGTCTGGTCAAAGTTGAGATCGGACTGTGCCGCGGTAAGAAATTGTATGATAAACGACAGGATATCGCAAAGAAAGATCAGCAGAGAGAAGCGATGAGAGACTTTAAGGTCAGAAATCTGGGTTAG